The sequence ACAGGCATAGCATCATCTTTCCTGCGGAAAATCACTTTTACCCTGGCAATAAACTCCCGTACACTAAAAGGTTTAGTCAGGTAATCGTCCGCGCCGGTTTCCAATCCTACTACTTTATCAATCTCTTCCGACTTGGCCGACAAGATTAGTATAGGTGTATGCCGGTCGGTTTGCCTGATCCTCCTGCATATCTCCATACCGTTAATTCCTGGCAACATAATATCCAGAATAATCAGGTCAAAGGATTGCTCTTTAGCCGTAGCCAATCCCCGCTGCCCATTACTTTCGGCGAATACATGGCAGTTAAGATCATTCAGGTGAATGCTGAGTAATTCTACAATATGGGTATCGTCTTCTATAATAAGCACCTTGTGCATAAATCTGAGGTATAAAATTTTATCAAAAATCAGTAAAAATACCGTGGAAATAGCGCTGTGATACTTTTGTTATACTTCTGCAATCGCTTTGGGATATCACATCTGTTCCTTTGTCTTATCAAAAATTAGACAAATGAAACAGAACATCCTAAAACCATTAACAGCATTATCTGTAATTGTATTTCTGGCAGCCTGCAGCAAAGACAAGAAAGCGGAGCAACAGTCCAACACCATTACAATAGAGAATGTACTGGATAGCAAACCATTAGTAGAATCAGGCACATTCAAAGGTACAGGAGCACCTCCGGTAATCCTTCCCGGGCAATCAGTATCTTTTACTTTCTCGGCAGCAAAGAACCAACGGCTCACTTTTTCGACTATGTATGGCTGGAGTAATGACCTCTTTTTTGCACCGGAGAACCCGGGTATTAAATTGTATAACGATGACGGTACACCAATCACCGGCGATGTATCGACCCAGATAAAGTTGTGGGATAACGGTACCCGCGTTAACCAGGCGCCGGGAATGAACGTTACACATCCCGGAACGGCGGTAACTACACCACAAAACATTAAAGAAGTAATGAGTACCGATGATTACGGTAATACATATCTACCGGCTTCCAGCCTGATCAAAGTATCACTGGCCTACAGCGGTAACTCTACGTTTACTGCTACGATTATGAACACCTCAGGCGGTACGTCCAACGAAACACCCTTCAGCCCGGGAGTTTGGGCTATATCTTATGTAGCTGGCGGCAACCTGTTACTTCCCGAGCCCATTTATTCAGCAAATAAACCAACAGCAAACGGCCTGACAGATATTGCAGAAATGGGAGACAATACAGCCTTAAGCACTTATCTTACTGGCATTACAGGGATCTTTACTCCTTTATCTCCGATATTGGTAGTCGTGTACGATGGCAGTGAAAATCCATTTTATAAAGTGGGTGAAAATGATCGCGCTGAAGGACTGAAAGACCTCGCGCAAAAAGGAAGTGCAGATGCATTGGCTGCAGTGCTGAAAACTAAGGCAGGGGTTAAGAATGTATATGTATTGCCTGCGCCAACCAGCACGGTATTACTACCCAAAATTAACGGCGCAGATGGCGGTAAAGTATCTCAGCTGCTTAATATAGTAGCAGGTGACAGGATTGCCATCGCAACCATGTACGGATTCTCCAATGATTGGTTTTTTGCCACCACTGGCAATGGTATAGACGCTACACAGAAAGGTGACGTATCAGGTTCTGTTGGTTTATTTGATGATGGAACGGCGATCAACCAGTTTCCAGGTGCAGGCATTACCCAGTTCAACCTAGCGGGTACGCCACTGCAGGAAAACATTCCTATACAGGCAGTACCGAATCCTAATAGTTTTACCACTTTACCCGATCTTACTAAAATCATCAAAGTAACCTTGCAATAAACATGATAATCATAAAGCAGCCGGCCAAAGTGAGGACCGGCTGCTTTTGTATATGACTCAATTATATTTGCGAAATGCCACCGGCAACGAATAAATGTTGAAAGACATTTGCCACTATATTACTAATCATCTGTATCTACTTCGCAATATTCACGCGCAGGTTGATCTCAAAACTATTTCCCATAATAGTACTATAGCCCGTCGTCTGGGTGATGTATATGACCTGCAGGGAAAAAAGTGATTGGTAATTTAATCCTGCTCCTGCGCTTACGCTTCCACTGCTATGATACATCCCTGATACATTGGCCCAGTCATCCAGCAAACCAATATTTACCCCTGCATCAATAATATTGTCAGCACCATTGATACCCCGATAGGCGATTTTAGGTTCCACTTTAGAAATCTCTGTACCCGTATAAAATTTGTAAGAGGCAGCAGTATAGTAAGTGGCAAGTCCGGAAACACCCCTGTTATCGTTTTTAAACGTCGATATCAGGTTCGGCAAGGCTGCCTGAACTGTTAGGTGCAGATCAGTATAAGCTACCCCAAAATCACTTTCAAAGTAATTATCCCGCCTGTTAAAACGCCCTATCGACGGGTCATTTGTCTCCCCATTTACACTTTTGGTATCAAGACGCTGAATGTCCAGCGCCAGTGATAATCCGAAATGTAACGCCTGTGCACGCATGCCCAATGGCAGGTGATATGCATAAGTAAGCCCTACCTTGGTACGCTGCAATAAGCCAGACTTATCGTTGAAAATATTCAATCCGGCACCTACCCTGTTCTTAAGGTTCGCATCGGCAGTAAAAGTTTGTGTAATGGGTGCGCCTGGGATAGCATCCCACGGACGTCTGTAGGAAGCATTGATATGAATACCTGAATCCAGTCCGGCCATTGCCGGATTAGCCAGGTATTGATTAAAAAAGTACTGTGATTCCGGTGGTTCAAAATTGGAAACCGCGTTACCAGCTGATTGCGCCTGTGATGCCTGTGCGCTACAAAATAAGAGTATGAGGGTATAGATTTTTTTCATGTTAATTATTTCTGATCGCGAACAATAGTGATGAATCCTTTAAATGTATGTTGTCCTGAAGGGAACGTTACAATGTAGTAGTAAGTGCCTTCGGCCAGCGGAGATCCATTAATTGTAGCGTCCCATTCATTCTGATATCCTTTTTTGTGATATATCAACCGGCCTGTGCGGTCATATATTTTCACCTCATTATCAGGATAACTGTCAATATTCCGGATCACCCATTTATCGTTAATACCGTCACCATTTGGTGTCAGCAGGTTTGTAGCATCCAGTTTATAATCATCTATTACGGTGATAACGATAGATCCCTGAGCGGTACAACCTCCAGCTGTAACTCCGTTTACAGTATAGGTGGCCGTTGCCTGTGGGCGAACATTTAAAGTAGCGGTGTTTTGTCCACCAAGAATGTTATCAGCATCCTCCCAGGTATAGGTTGCAGCACCTGTGGCTGTGAGATAGATGGTAGCACCCTTTGACACAGTGTTACCCTGATCACTGCTGATGCTGAGAACAGGAGGGAGTGATACGTTTACTGTAAATTGTGTACTGATTTCATCAACACCTCCATTGGCAGTACCCCCGTTATCTTTCACGGTTAATGTAACAATAGCGTTTCCTGTCACATCTGCTTTCAGCTCATAGCGCAATGTTGCAGTTCCATCACCATTGTCAGTGACTGTGAGTGTGGTGAATACATCATTGTCTGACGTGACTGTAAGTGTGTTGGTCTGAGTGCTCTCCGGTCCGGCAGAGATGCCGGTGACTGTAATAACCTGTTCACCACCTGCGCAGACTGTCTGATCTGCTACTACGCCTACTGTCGGTGTTTCGTTCACATCTTTCAGGAAGATGCTGACTACGCCTGCCGCACTTGTATTATATCCATCGCTGACAGTTACAGCGATATTGAACTGAGCAGTTTTTTCGAAATTGAATTCGTCAGCATCGTATACAGTTAATTGTCCGGTTGTGGCATCTATAGCAAATGCGGGCACGTTATCATTGTCTGTATCTTCATTTTGTGTGATCTGCCAGTTTTTCAATGTGCCGCTATTGTCTGTTGCTACTACCGTACCAATGATCGTATTACTGCTGATATTTTCAAACAGGCTGAAAGATTGACCGGCAGTCACAATAGGAGCAGAAGCATCTACCAGCACAGCATTCAATGAGGCAATGTTGTTGAGGGCCGGAAGTAATTCATTGCCTGCCAGGTCTGTGATCTTACCTGCAGGAATGCTTAGGGGGCCAGTTACAGCAATACCATCATTGTCTGTATCACCATTGACTACCGTGTAATTGAATACCAGCTGAGTAGCGCTAGTGCTTACGAGTGTAGCATCTACCTGCATGGTGCCGATCGTAACGGGCAGAGTTACGCCCGCGGGGTCTACTGTTATAGTCTCATCTACATTTACGTTGAAACTAAGTATTTGTCCGGCCTTATAAGTGCCATCAGCAGGACCCGTTACGTTTACTACGGCAGGTGCTTTTGTATCCACATACACAATTCCCGGCGTTGTCGTATAATTAATAGTAAGATCGGCAGCGTTACCAGCAGCATCTTCGATAGTGCCCATAGCAATCGCTGTTCCGATCCCGATTCCGTCAGTATCATTATCTCCTGCCTGAACGGTGTAACGGAATGTGAGCGTGTTAGTACCGGACCCGCTTATATAAGTAGCATACCCGGTTGTACTTCCTATCAGGAGGCTGATACGTGGTGTACCTGTTAAGAACACACTTTCAGGCCAGGTAACGGTAAGATCAATGTTTGTACCTTCTTTATAGTATCCTGGCGTAACGGTTAAGTTAGTCACTGAAGGAGCTATAGCATCTACAAGTATACCCGTGGTATTGCCAGGAGTAAATGTAAGTACGGCATTGTTACCAGCGATGTCTGTGATTGTAGTGGTACTCAATTGTAATTGTCCTATTCCTATTCCATCAGTATCCTGTTGTCCTGCCAGTATAGTATAGTGGTAAGTGGCACTAGTGGAAGTGGATGACAGGAAGGTAGCATTTACAGTATTTGTCCCAACCTGTATGGGCAAATATGAAGTGGCACCAGTGAGCGTTATAGCTTCACTGAAATTAACAACAAATTTCAGTTCATCTCCTGTTTTATAGGTGCTGTCTGCAGGTAAGGTAACCGTAGTGACTACGGGTGCTATACCATCTATCTGAAGATCGTTATTAGCAGATAATGATCCTGTGGCACCCGGTGCTGGCAGGTCTAATAACGCATCTTTACTGCCGGCATTATCTTTAATTGTACCACCGCTTAATGCATTCATTGAAGTATAATCCAGGTCGGCAGACAGGTCTCCGCTTTGTACAGTATAATTGAATTGCAGCGTATCTGTGCCTGTACCTGCAGCATAAACGGCATTTGGGTCGACAGTACCGGTTTCCATAATTAACACTGGCGTGCCGGTTACACTTACGACCTCGTTAAATACAACTTTCACGGTGATGAGATCCCCTGTTTTATAGACCTGATTCGGGTTAGTCGAAGTGACGTTGATGATGAACGGTTTTAACGGGCCTACTGCAATATCAATTGTTTTTGTATCCGTTTTTGCCCCACCGGCACCTGAACTACCCAGGTCACTAACTGTGATCTGTAAGATATCGGTACCTGTATAATTACCTGTTGGAGTGTATATAATTGTGCTTAAAGCGTTGTTGATATCTGTAAGCGTACCAGAGAAGGTGTTCGTAGCATCGGCGGTGCCTGAGCCAATCAAAAATACCAGTCCGGATGTAGACGGTAACGAGATAACACCGTGGTTGACAGTCATTGTTACCTGTACGGAATTTGATCCTGCATCCACGTCGGACACAGACACTTCATTGCTTATTACAAGATTAGTGTTCAGGGCTAATGTCTTGGCAGCAGGTACGGTAATTACGGGTGCATCATTGACCGATGTAATATTGAAAGAAATTGTTTTCGTACTTTCTTCACTGCCGGCATCTCCAGAAGTACCGGGATCTGCGCCGGTAAATCCACCATCGTTGATTGTAATAGTCAGTAATACGTTACCATACGTATTAAGTGCCCCTGTAAATCTTACGCTATCGCTTGAAATATAGGTATTAATATCAGCAATACTTCCTTTAATAATGACGGAATCGTTAGCTGATGGAACGATAGTAATTCCGGTAGCAGGGTTGGCAGACAATGTACCAACACCGGAATTAACTGATAATATTACTGTAACCGCATTGCTGCCGGCATCTGTATCTGAAAAATAGAAACTATTGATAGCAGCAGGAGTATCTTCCTGTGCAGCAGCCTGGGTCGTAGTAGTAATTACAGGCGTAGCATTCACGCTTGTAATTACAAATATCACTTCCGCTGTATCACAATTAGAAGGTATGCCATTATCACAAACCTGGTATTGAAATTTGTCTATACCGCCGAACTGACTATAGGGAGTATAGGTAAATGAACCGTCTGCATTAACAATAACAGTACCGCTTGCGGGTCCCCCCCCGGATATAAGAGAAGCAGTCAGTGCATTTCCCTCATAATCAGTATCATTGGATAAAACATTGCCAGTAACCGGGGTATTATCATCCCCCGTATAAACATCATCTACTGCATAAGGAGGTGTATTAACGCTGTTTATTGTGATGGTACAGGTAGCGTTTGCGCATGCACCCTGTGCATCGCAGTTACTATATACAAATTGATCTGTACCACTAAACCCTTTATTGGGGTAATAGTCAAAACTACCATCAACCGCCAGTCTGAGTATGCCGTGAACAGGCGCCGTAACCAGCGATGCCCGATTGAAAATACGGAGTGATCCGCTATTAGGATCATTGTCATTACTTAACACGCCAGTAGCTTTACTGACATATAGGGCAACATCCTGGTTGACTGTGTAATTATCATTGGCGGGGTTCGGAGTAACGTTAGTGCTTCCTATAAAGAAGAGTGTTTTCGCGTTACCGGAACAGGCTCCGTTAGGATCACACAACTTATATGTAAAACTGTCTAATCCTGCATAACCAGCATCGGGTGTATAAGAAAAACTACCTGAGTTGCTGAGAGATAAGCTGCCATGCAGCGGTAGAGAGACAGGACTAAATGTAGTGGCATCGCCATCCATATCGTAATCATTCGCTTTGAGGCCTGGGGCGGTTTGAGAAATGGCCTGATCTGTAGCGAGAACATAATATTCATCATTAGCCACCGGGGCGTGGTTAATATTGATAAACGATACCGTAATGTTGGCAGGAGAACTTATACCACCATTCCCATCACTTAATGTAAACTGAATGATACGTGGGTCCGTAGAGGGCCAGTAGCTGTAATTGTTATAGTAGGTAATACTCTGTAATAAAGCATCAATAGCCGTGGCTGTGGCATTACTGTTAAACCGGATTTTCAGGTTCCTGCCTGTTTTGCCACCCGAATATGCGGCGATTTGGGTGCCTGCATAATAGATCAGGTTTGCGTTGACAGTAATTTGTCCGGTAGTTTTGATACTGATTTCATCTTCACTGAATCTTGCACTGTTGGTAATAGAAACAGTTAATAGTCCATCGGTAAAGTTATTCGCGGTACCGGCTGTCACATTCGCATTGCTGCCTGCATCCAGCAGAACAGGGGCTCCTGCTACTGTAAAAGATACTGCGTCTCCATCCAGGTTGGCAATTGCCGGAGGGGTAATAGCATATCCTTTGGGAGTCAATATCCATAAAAATAAAATAAGGAATGTAAGGGTAGCTTTTTTATTCATAAATATCGGTATAATGAAAACTGATGGCAGGCAGCGTAGCTGGCATGCTTACTGAGGTAGTCAAATATTGTTGTGGTTAAAATATCTTAGAAGTTGTGTTGCATCTCTTGTTTATAGCAATTTTCAGTCGGATTTAGCGCTATAGGTGGAACAAATATACCATTTTCATACCCAGCGTCTCTAATAGCAGGCGTAAATTTAGAATAAAAAATGAGATAATTAAATTCTCAGATATGGGATAGAGGGTAAGGGTGCCAAGTAACAGGTGGATGGAAGTAGTGATCATTGTATAATATCCAAATGGGATAGGCAACAAAAGTATTGACAACTAGCGGGGCTAAATTCGATCCACTTCTTTTTAAAAAATGCCTGTAAAAGAGAATGGGAATAATCAAGTACAACCTACTTAATTATTCCCATTTTCAATGCGGGTAAAGAGGGATTCCCCCCGAATTCTTTTACAGTCAATGGTTTTCAAGATCGCCGCATTCGACCGCTCTGCCATTTCTCCACTGAAAATGTGAAAAACTGAATGAAATCAAAAGGCTTCTTATACGATCCTGCGTAGGCAGGAGGCAAATCTCCTCCAGCTATTTATCATTAACCGGTAAATATTTAGCAAGCAGGTCTAACAGTGCTGTTCCATGCACATTTTCTGCCAGCAACCTGCCGTCAGGTCCTACCAGGAAATTATGCGGAATGGATTGAACACCATATAAGGCAGGAACAGTTCCTTTCATCCCCTTCAGATCAGATATGTTGGTCCAACTGCTGATTTGTTCCTCACTGATGGCTTTCATCCAATCCTCCTTTTTGGTATCAACGGATACTGCTAATAACTGAAAGGAAGATCCTTTTATCATAGCATACAGCTTCTTCATAAAAGTCATCTCATTACGGCAGGGCCCACACCAACTGGCCCAGAAATCAATGAGCACGTATTTCCCGGCATAGCCAGACAGACTTACTTTCTTCCCGTCTGCACCTGTTAAAGTAAAATCAGGTGCTTTTTCTCCTGTTTTTATAATTGGGCGATGAGTTTCCTGGTTTTTGAAATAGGCCAGTCCATCAGGAGAGTTGGCAAGTGCGGGAGAGAACAGCGTATCAATATTGCCTGGTTCGGTCAACATCGATGCTGCAAGTATGGCGGCAGGAGAGTTGTTATGCGCACTTACAAACCCGGCAAATGCCTGCATCCGCTGAGGTTTTATTTTATTTAGCGAATCGTTGTAAAGCTTCATCACCGGTATATCTGCCTGATACAACGCTTTATAATAGTGCTCATGCAGCGGCCTCAAAATAGAATCATAATGCCCGGACATGGTGATCAACATCTTGTATTCCTCATTCAAAGCACTACCGGCCACCTGGGAACGGGAGAATATACTATCTCCCAAAATTTTGGTTTCACCAGGTGTGAGGAACATCCTAAGTATTTTCCTGCGGTCAGGAGCGCCGCTTTCAGCCGCAGCTCCTGCCGTCACCAATGTCAGCTGCACATATTTAGGGTAGTCTATGGTACCGGTAAGCTGGAAATGTCCATCCACTACGGCAGCACTATCAATGATCTCCTTATACACAAATCCTCTTCCAGTCATAGATAATGGAGTCACATATATTTTAGTCGCATTATCCATGCTGGTTAGTGTACCCTTAATCTCATAATGGCCCGCCTGTGCATTGGCTATGTGACCTGTCAGGCAGAGTATGGCCAGCCATTTATATTTTCTCATTAGTAGCCTGGATTTTGGGTAAGATGAATATCATTATACAATTCATTCAGAGGAATGGGATACAGGGCAGCATTGGAAGTCCAGTTACTTTTTTCTGCTCCCAGCACGGCATCTATTCTCCCGGTGCGTCTCAGATCGATCCACCGGTGACCATATTCTGTAAATAATTCGGTTTGTCTTTCCTTTTCAATCGCGAGCCTGACTTCTTCCTTTGAAGTAGCGGTGGTATTACCCAGCCCGGCCCTGTTACGGATGATATTGATGTCCGCAATGGCATCTGCGGTATTTCCTAATTCCATATTAGCCTCTGCCCGGATAAGGTATTGTTCTGACAGCCGGAGGTAAGTGACAGATTCTGCCAGGGAGGTAGTATTGGTTGCTTTCAATTTGTACTTATAAGGATAGTAATAGGTCACGTTATCAACCGTTACACTCCCTATCCAGTTGGATAACCGGAGGTCACCGGTTTCAAATGCAGCTAAAAGATGGTCAGAGATCAGGTAAGACGGAGTAGGACTGATAATGAGATAATATTGACCTTCAATTGTATACCCGGTAGTTCCGCTGGATGGTAGTTGCCAGATAGCTTCATTATTATTGGCTGTCATAACTTTGCCAATATTGGCAGAGGTAAGAAGGTTATAAAGTCCATTACTCTGAGCTATTACGGAATCAGCATAATTTGCAGCTTTTTGCCAGTTACCAAGATAGAGGTGTACCCTGGCCAGTAAGGCCATGGCCGCATATTTGTTAGGCATGATGCGTTTCCCACCGGAGAAGGTATAGTTCTTATTCAGGTTGGCAGCGGCACTCTCCAGGTCAGCAATGATTTGTTGATATACGGTATCAGTGCTGCTTCTGGCAATGTTCTTTGTCACTGTCACATTGGTAGTGGTCACCAATGGAACACTCCCCCATAAATTCACCAGGTAGAAATGACAAAAGGCTCTTACAAATTTACTTTCGGCCAGTGCATCCTGTTTGATTGAATCTGTGAGTGTAGCCGTGCTGTTGGTAATTCCTTCAATGATGCTATTGGCCTGGTAGTTGACTTCATAAAGGTCCGTCCACAGATCTTGGATACTGGTATTATCGGAGCCAATTGCGTTGTTGAGAAAGGGATCATACGTATCTGATGTACTATTGAAATCCAGTTCATCAGCTGACATACCTGTATACGAAGAGAGCCCCAGTTGTAGTTCATACGAATCAGAGGTAGAGAGTGTCACGAACATACCACTTATGGCAGCTTTCACAGTCGAATTCGTTGAAAATACATTTCCTGAACTTAGCTGATTGGACGGGACGTTTACATCAGCAAATTTTTTACAGCCTGCCACTAAAAGAAGGCAAAGATATATTGATATGATAGATTTTATATTGCGGATCATTTGCGTCATTTTTTAGAATGAAAGTTTTAAGCCAGCGGTAATGGTTCTTAATGGAGGAATACCTGCAGCCCCCGTTTCGGGATCATATCCGTCAAAGTTGGTAATGGTAAACAGATTTTGTGCTCTCACATAAATCTGTGCAGCTGTCATTTTTACACGGGATAGCCATTCGTTGTTAAAGTTGTAGACCAGGGATATATTTTTAAGACGCGCATAAGCTGCATTACTATACACTCCGTCTGATAGCTGGTATTTTACGCCGGATAAATAGGCAGACCCTTCGGTGTAAGAGAAAGTACGAGTGGCGATTTTCCCATTTGTTTCCTTGAACAGTGCATAAGACGATGCAGGCATATTAATAGGATTATAGCCTGTGGCAGCGATCAATGATTTTGCACCTTTCTTCATGTTTTTCCCGGTAAACTGGATGAAGATATCCAATTGAAACGCTTTATAACGGAATGAGTTATTCAATCCTCCATAGTAGTCAGGATTTGACTTACCTAAGTAAACATAATCACCCAGGCCATTTTTAGTAAGGCCTGTTTCGGAGCTATATGCGGTGGTCCCGTTGTTGTTAGCATCCAGGAAAGAGGGAAGACTGGTGGTAGCGTCAACGCCCTGGTATTTGTAGCCATGTACTGCACTCATCGATTCGCCTACTACATAGTTGTAAACATAGGAGGTACTGATGAGGGAAGGGAATGCGGTCAGTTTGGTATCGGCAAAAGTAATATTGAAAGCAGCTGACCAGGAGAAATTTTTGGTTTTCACTGGTTGAGCGGTCAGGCTATATTCCATACCTTCCTGTTTGATAGTAGCAGGAAGGTTCATATAAGAGGAAGAAAAGCCTGTCACAGTAGCAAGAGGGCCCTGTACCAGCGGATTATTGGTTTTGTTCAGGAACCATGCGCCGGTAACCAGGATCTTGTCATGGAGGAATCCAAGCTCTAGTCCAATCTCTCTTTTATGATTGACCTCCCATTTGAGATTAGGATTGGAGATCCTGCTGGGAATGATCCCCCCTACGCTATTATAGCTATAGTAGCTGGTAGAGTAGGTATCCAGGTATTGATAATTACTGATCTGGTCATTACCAGAGGTACCATAGCTGGCTCTCAGCTTCCCAAAGCTTAGCACCGGACTTAAAGGCTGCATGAACTTTTCCTGCGAAAAGAGCCATGCGGCGCCAATGGAAGCGAAACTACCATACCGGTTATTTTTGCCAAATTTGGAGCTGGCATCCCAACGGTAATTCGCATTCAGGATATATTTATTATCCCATTTGTAGTTGATACGTCCGAATACAGATTGATATTTGTATTCGGATGAGAATGTATAGACACTCAGTTTACCCGCAGCGCTGGGGCTGGTGAGCAATGCATCGGAGGTGTAGTTGGAGGCGACCAGGTAATATGGCTGGTCAAAAGAACTGGACTGAAATGTGGAGCCTGCAAGCACATTCAAAATTCCGTGGCTGATTTGACGGGAATACTCTGCCTGTGGTTCCACGTTCCAGGTGGTCAGCACATTCTCCATAAAGAGTGCACCGGGCAGCGTATTGTCGTATGGATTGATCGATTTGCTGTAGCTCAGGTTCTGTGAATTTGACAACAGCTTGTTATAGGAAGAGTTGAGTTTAAGATTTAATCCTTTTATTGGTGTATAGCCGAGAGAAATATTGCCGATGATATTGTTATTCTTCATACTATACTGCTTATACATATAAGCCAGTGGATTTTCATAATTAGTAGAAGAGCTGTTTATCCAATATAGATTGCCAGTACTATCATATAGCGGGAAGTTAGGTGCTTTTGTGAGTCCCACCATTGCCAGGTCGTAAGAATATCCTAACCGGACTACGTTATTATTCTTATCCCAGGACATGGTGGCTCCCATGGAGGCGGTGAACTTTCTATCGACGGAAGAATGTGCGGCTGTAAAATGTATTGCACCTCTCTGATAGTTGTAATCACCGGGAATAACTGCTGTTTCCTTGTGATAATTACCACTCAGCAGGAGGTTTGTTTGCTGACTGCCGCCAGTAAAGGAAACGGCTGCATCATTTGTAGTCGCTGCTTTCCCGATCATCAGCTGCTGGAAGTCTGTAGAGTGGGTGGTATCCCATACCATCAGATCCGGGGCAGTGCTGGCAGTAGGTGCGATATTTGAGTTGGCAAAAGCTGTTCTGCGAATTTCCAGGTATTTTTTCAGATCAAGTGCCTGTACGCTATGAACATCGCCTACACGGGTAGAACCGGTAGAAGCACTGACATCGAAACGCGTTTTGCCTGGTTTCCCTTTTTTGGTGGTGATCAGTATCACCCCGTTTGAACCACGGCTACCATAAATAGCGGTAGCATCAGCGTCTTTCAGCACATCAATACTTTCGATGTCTGCCGGATTAATATTGTTTAGCGGACTGCTGCCGAAAGAAGGTTTAAGATAGCCCACATTATTGCCGCCGGCAGTGTAAACAGCTTCCGATGTGAAGGGTACGCCATCAATGATATACAAGGGATTCGTACCGGAAAGGAGGGAGGCGATTCCCCTGATCTGAACAGAGATACCTGCACCTGGCGTACCGCTTTGCTCAGTGATCAGCAAACCGGGTAAGCGGCCTGAGAGTGCCTGCAAAGGGTTGGTAACCGGTTGTGACTCGATCTCTTTGGAACTGATAGTGGCAATATCGCCTGTGGAAAAGCGGCGGGTAGTAGTACCATATCCCAT is a genomic window of Chitinophaga sp. LS1 containing:
- a CDS encoding tandem-95 repeat protein; the encoded protein is MNKKATLTFLILFLWILTPKGYAITPPAIANLDGDAVSFTVAGAPVLLDAGSNANVTAGTANNFTDGLLTVSITNSARFSEDEISIKTTGQITVNANLIYYAGTQIAAYSGGKTGRNLKIRFNSNATATAIDALLQSITYYNNYSYWPSTDPRIIQFTLSDGNGGISSPANITVSFININHAPVANDEYYVLATDQAISQTAPGLKANDYDMDGDATTFSPVSLPLHGSLSLSNSGSFSYTPDAGYAGLDSFTYKLCDPNGACSGNAKTLFFIGSTNVTPNPANDNYTVNQDVALYVSKATGVLSNDNDPNSGSLRIFNRASLVTAPVHGILRLAVDGSFDYYPNKGFSGTDQFVYSNCDAQGACANATCTITINSVNTPPYAVDDVYTGDDNTPVTGNVLSNDTDYEGNALTASLISGGGPASGTVIVNADGSFTYTPYSQFGGIDKFQYQVCDNGIPSNCDTAEVIFVITSVNATPVITTTTQAAAQEDTPAAINSFYFSDTDAGSNAVTVILSVNSGVGTLSANPATGITIVPSANDSVIIKGSIADINTYISSDSVRFTGALNTYGNVLLTITINDGGFTGADPGTSGDAGSEESTKTISFNITSVNDAPVITVPAAKTLALNTNLVISNEVSVSDVDAGSNSVQVTMTVNHGVISLPSTSGLVFLIGSGTADATNTFSGTLTDINNALSTIIYTPTGNYTGTDILQITVSDLGSSGAGGAKTDTKTIDIAVGPLKPFIINVTSTNPNQVYKTGDLITVKVVFNEVVSVTGTPVLIMETGTVDPNAVYAAGTGTDTLQFNYTVQSGDLSADLDYTSMNALSGGTIKDNAGSKDALLDLPAPGATGSLSANNDLQIDGIAPVVTTVTLPADSTYKTGDELKFVVNFSEAITLTGATSYLPIQVGTNTVNATFLSSTSTSATYHYTILAGQQDTDGIGIGQLQLSTTTITDIAGNNAVLTFTPGNTTGILVDAIAPSVTNLTVTPGYYKEGTNIDLTVTWPESVFLTGTPRISLLIGSTTGYATYISGSGTNTLTFRYTVQAGDNDTDGIGIGTAIAMGTIEDAAGNAADLTINYTTTPGIVYVDTKAPAVVNVTGPADGTYKAGQILSFNVNVDETITVDPAGVTLPVTIGTMQVDATLVSTSATQLVFNYTVVNGDTDNDGIAVTGPLSIPAGKITDLAGNELLPALNNIASLNAVLVDASAPIVTAGQSFSLFENISSNTIIGTVVATDNSGTLKNWQITQNEDTDNDNVPAFAIDATTGQLTVYDADEFNFEKTAQFNIAVTVSDGYNTSAAGVVSIFLKDVNETPTVGVVADQTVCAGGEQVITVTGISAGPESTQTNTLTVTSDNDVFTTLTVTDNGDGTATLRYELKADVTGNAIVTLTVKDNGGTANGGVDEISTQFTVNVSLPPVLSISSDQGNTVSKGATIYLTATGAATYTWEDADNILGGQNTATLNVRPQATATYTVNGVTAGGCTAQGSIVITVIDDYKLDATNLLTPNGDGINDKWVIRNIDSYPDNEVKIYDRTGRLIYHKKGYQNEWDATINGSPLAEGTYYYIVTFPSGQHTFKGFITIVRDQK
- a CDS encoding RagB/SusD family nutrient uptake outer membrane protein, with the protein product MTQMIRNIKSIISIYLCLLLVAGCKKFADVNVPSNQLSSGNVFSTNSTVKAAISGMFVTLSTSDSYELQLGLSSYTGMSADELDFNSTSDTYDPFLNNAIGSDNTSIQDLWTDLYEVNYQANSIIEGITNSTATLTDSIKQDALAESKFVRAFCHFYLVNLWGSVPLVTTTNVTVTKNIARSSTDTVYQQIIADLESAAANLNKNYTFSGGKRIMPNKYAAMALLARVHLYLGNWQKAANYADSVIAQSNGLYNLLTSANIGKVMTANNNEAIWQLPSSGTTGYTIEGQYYLIISPTPSYLISDHLLAAFETGDLRLSNWIGSVTVDNVTYYYPYKYKLKATNTTSLAESVTYLRLSEQYLIRAEANMELGNTADAIADINIIRNRAGLGNTTATSKEEVRLAIEKERQTELFTEYGHRWIDLRRTGRIDAVLGAEKSNWTSNAALYPIPLNELYNDIHLTQNPGY
- a CDS encoding AhpC/TSA family protein; protein product: MRKYKWLAILCLTGHIANAQAGHYEIKGTLTSMDNATKIYVTPLSMTGRGFVYKEIIDSAAVVDGHFQLTGTIDYPKYVQLTLVTAGAAAESGAPDRRKILRMFLTPGETKILGDSIFSRSQVAGSALNEEYKMLITMSGHYDSILRPLHEHYYKALYQADIPVMKLYNDSLNKIKPQRMQAFAGFVSAHNNSPAAILAASMLTEPGNIDTLFSPALANSPDGLAYFKNQETHRPIIKTGEKAPDFTLTGADGKKVSLSGYAGKYVLIDFWASWCGPCRNEMTFMKKLYAMIKGSSFQLLAVSVDTKKEDWMKAISEEQISSWTNISDLKGMKGTVPALYGVQSIPHNFLVGPDGRLLAENVHGTALLDLLAKYLPVNDK